A single Entelurus aequoreus isolate RoL-2023_Sb linkage group LG11, RoL_Eaeq_v1.1, whole genome shotgun sequence DNA region contains:
- the LOC133660796 gene encoding sodium channel subunit beta-1-like: MICMWSNGKALWTPCGTLMTAAQVRWTLFLVFGLLAGRCHGGCSEVDSLTEAVEGRGFTLGCISCKKREEVVARTTVDWHFKARGEDHFAHIFHYDHPSADVLQEAFRGRLDWLGTQSEDVQAGAIAINNVTFGDAGTYRCTFQRTLILPGYRPSVSVEKEVELSVTSVGNRETTAVISEIVMYVLIVVLQLWLIGVLLYCYKKTLDDANAREARKALKAQKEPLHAEVDCDGVKLE; encoded by the exons ATGATTTGCATGTGGTCAAATGGAAAGGCTTTGTGGACACCGTGTGGGACTTTAATGACTGCCGCTCAAGTCCGGTGGACTCTTTTCCTGGTCTTCGGCCTGCTTG CGGGTCGGTGTCATGGTGGCTGCTCGGAGGTAGACTCTCTGACGGAGGCGGTGGAAGGCCGCGGCTTCACGCTGGGATGCATCTCCTGCAAAAAACGGGAGGAAGTGGTTGCCCGGACAACCGTGGACTGGCACTTCAAAGCTCGAGGAGAAGATCACTTCGCTCAC ATTTTCCACTACGACCACCCGAGTGCTGACGTCCTCCAGGAGGCCTTCAGGGGCCGTCTGGACTGGCTCGGGACTCAAAGCGAGGATGTCCAGGCGGGCGCCATCGCCATCAACAACGTCACTTTCGGGGACGCGGGGACATACCGATGCACTTTCCAGCGCACGCTCATCCTGCCCGGCTACCGCCCAAGCGTGAGCGTGGAGAAGGAGGTGGAGCTCAGCGTGACGTCAGTGG GTAACCGCGAGACGACGGCGGTCATCTCGGAGATTGTGATGTACGTGCTGATTGTGGTTCTGCAGCTGTGGCTCATCGGGGTTCTGCTTTACTGCTACAAGAAGACTTTGGACGATGCTAACGCTCGGGAGGCCCGGAAGGCTCTCAAGGCGCAGAAGGA GCCGCTGCACGCCGAAGTGGATTGTGACGGGGTGAAGTTAGAGTAA